A stretch of Ipomoea triloba cultivar NCNSP0323 chromosome 13, ASM357664v1 DNA encodes these proteins:
- the LOC116001474 gene encoding uncharacterized protein LOC116001474 codes for MEKLARIAKAHHKAASREIKNAADDFCRSMFRQAGKGQSRLTQNDFLAVMIKKGFPQYADRELFQMLLAKDGNHMTMSEALTLYYIVLSGRPFCSGCEHFIPDMFFCCSKCPAAKYALCLGCYESEAYLRHKRNKHFGENDVFFLDYTVLHTGCYSAAPTPQSPNFQTDDEPRPEPSNAIVKKSFAG; via the exons ATGGAGAAGTTGGCTCGCATCGCGAAGGCCCACCACAAAGCCGCCTCTCGGGAAATCAAGAACGCGGCCGATGATTTTTGCCGGAGCATGTTCCGGCAGGCCGGAAAAGGCCAAAGCCGTCTAACCCAGAATGATTTCTTAGCAGTGATGATCAAGAAGGGGTTTCCACAATATGCCGACAGAGAACTGTTCCAAATGCTGCTGGCTAAGGATGGGAATCATATGACTATGTCGGAAGCTCTGACACTGTACTACATTGTTCTGAGTGGACGGCCGTTTTGCAGCGGCTGCGAACACTTCATACCTGACATGTTTTTCTGCTGCTCCAAATGCCCCGCCGCCAAATACGCCCTCTGTCTGGGTTGTTATGAGAGCGAAGCGTATCTTCGCCATAAACGCAACAAACACTTCGGGGAAAATGACGTTTTCTTCTTGGATTACACTGTGCTGCATACCGGCTGCTACAGCGCAGCCCCGACGCCGCAAAGCCCCAATTTTCAAACTGACGATGAG CCAAGACCTGAACCCTCAAATGCAATCGTGAAAAAG TCTTTTGCTGGTTAA